A window of Variovorax paradoxus genomic DNA:
CACCGCGCTGGCCGATGAATGCGCGGGGCCGTTCGACAGGCCCACCATCTCGTTCTGAAAGCGCGGGCCTTTGCCCGGAGGCCCCGCCGCGCCCTCGCCGCAGGACATTGCGGGCATCTAAGATGCTCGCTGTTTTGAGACGACCGGAAGACGCGAGAGGCAAAGGGAGGGCCACGCATGATTTCTTTGCTCCATACCGCGGATTGGCAGATAGGCCGCGTGTTCTCGCAGTTCGAGCCCGACGACGCCGCGGCGCTGTTCGAGGCCCGCTTCAAGGTGGTCGAGCGGCTGGCCGCCATTGCGACCGAACGCACGGTCGATGCCGTCCTGGTGGCGGGCGACGTGTTCGACCTGCAGACGGTGTCGGACAAGACCATCCGCCGCATGTTCAACGCGATGCAGGGTTTTGCCGGCCCGTGGCTGCTGATTCCGGGCAACCACGATTCCGCGCTCGGCGAATCGGTCTGGAGCCGCGCCGCCAGGCTCGGCGCGGTGCCCCCCAATGTGGTGTGCTGCCTGGAGCCGGTGCCGCGCACGGTGGCCGGCAAGTTCACGTTGCTGCCCGCGCCGCTCACGCAGCGCCACACCTATGGCGACCTCACCGACTGGTTCGCCTCTGCAACGGGTGAAGAAGAAGGCCTGCCGCGCATCGGGCTGGCGCACGGCTGCGTGCAGGGCATTCTTTCGGAAGACATCGACTCGGCCAACCCCATCGCGGCAGACCGCGCGGCGCAGGCCCGGCTCGACTACCTCGCTCTCGGCGACTGGCACGGCACGCGGCAGACCGACGAGCGGACCTGGTACGCCGGCACGCCCGAAACCGACCGCTTTCGCGCCAACGACTCCGGGCAGGCACTGTTGGTGACCATCGCGGGCGCCGGTGCGCTGCCGCAGGTCGAGCCGGTCCGCACCGGCCAGTACGCCTGGCAGCAATGGGAGCCGCGCCTGTCGGTGGCCTCGGACATCGACGAACTGGTGGAGAAGCTCGATACGGTCGGCGCCAACGACGTGCTGCAATTGCGCGCGCAAGGCAGCTGCGACCTCGGCGGCCACAACAGGCTGGACGCCGCGCTCGACGCGGCCCGCGCACGAGCGCGCGCGCTGGTGTGGGACGGCGAGGCGCTGCGTCTGGAGCCGACGGAGGAAGACATCCAGGCCCTCCATGCCGATGGTTTCGTCGGCGAGGCCTTGCAAGACCTGCGCGCGCAGCAGGACGGCGCCGGCGCCGAACTGGCGCGCGACGCGCTGCTGACACTGGCCCGCATCCTCGATGCGCAAGGACCACGCGCGGGAGCCGGCGCATGAGCATGAAGCTGCAACGTCTTCGCATCGAGAACTTCAAGCTGTTTCGCGCGCCGCTGGAGATAGACGGGCTCACGGATGGGTTGAACCTGTTCGCGGCCCCCAACGAATCGGGCAAGTCCACCGTGGCCGAAGCGATTCGCGCCGCGTTCTTCGAGCGGCACCGCTCCAGTGCGGTGGAGCATTTGCGGCCCTGGGGCGAAAGCTCGGCGACGCCCACGGTCGAACTCGACTTCGAGCTCGACGGGCGGCCCTGCCGGCTGACCAAGGCCTTCCTTGGCAAGAAGCGCTGCGAACTCAGCATCGACGGCAAGGCGATGGACGGCGCGGTGGCCGAAGACCATCTGGCGGCGCTGCTGGGGTTCAAGTTTCCGGGCAAGGGTGCGAGCACACCGGAGCACATGGGCATTCCGGGGCTGCTGTGGATCAAGCAGGGTACGTCGCACGACATCTCGAACGCGGTGGGTTTCGCGAGCGACCATCTGCGCAATGCGCTCGGCGAGTCGCTGGGCGAGCTGGCCTCGAGCAATGGCGATGCAGTGCTGAAGGCGGTGGAAAGCGAGCGCAACGAACTGCTCACGCCCGCCGCCGGCACGCCACGCGGTGCGTATGCGGACGCGATCAAGCTCAGGGACGAACTGGATGCCGAACTGAAGCGGTTGCGTGTCGATATCGAGGCGTACCAATCGGGCGTCGACCGTCTTTCGGGCCTGCGCCGCGACCACCAGCGCGACGAGGCCGCGCGCCCCTGGGCCGCGCTGCGGGAGCAACTCGTCGGCGCGCAGCAGCGTCTGGACGAGGCCAAGGGGCTGGCGGACCGCAAGGCCGTGCAAGACGCGGCGCTGCGGCAGGCCACGGTGCAGGTCAATGCCTTGCGCACCCAACTGCAGGCGATGGAGCGTGAGGAATCGACCGTTGTCCAGCGCGAAAAGAACCTGCTGACGGTGAAAGAAGGCCTCGCCAAGGCACAGGAAGAACTGCAGGCCTGGGAGCCGCGCCACGCGGCGGCGGCGCAGGCCGATGCCACCGCCCGTGAAGCGCTGCGGCTCGCACGCCAGGCGGCGGCACGGATCGCGCAGGAAAAAGCCGTCGAAGGGTTTGCCGAGCAACTCGCGGCCCTCATGCAAAGCCACGAAAAAGCGAAAGGCGAGCAGGACAAGGTCACGCGGCTGCAGGCTGAAGCGCAGGCGCTTGCCGTGCCTGAAGGCGAACTCAAGCGCCTGCAGCGGTGCGCGGACACGCTGCGCACCGCGCAGGCAAAGCTGGATGCTGTGGCTACCGCGCTGGAGTTCGACCTGTTGCCCGGCGCCGATGTGCGCGTGGCGGGCGCGGCGGTATCCGGGCTGACGCGCCAGACCGTCATCGCCCGCACCGGCATCGAGATCGCAGGCGTCGGCCGCATCACGGTGTTGCCCGGCGGCATCGACCTGGAAGCCCTGGCCATCGAGCGCGACCGTGCGCGCGACGAGCTGGCAGCGCGGCTGCAGGCCCTGCGTGCGGAGACTGTCGCGGCGGTCGAGGAGCGTGAACGGCTGCAGGCATCCCGCAAGGGTGAAGCTGCGGCGGCCGTCGCCGTGCTGGCTGCATTGGCACCCAAGGGCCTGAGCGCACTGGCCGCCGATATCGCCTTGCGCGAGGCGCGCCTCGTCGAAGCCCGGCAGGTGCTGCAATCCATGCCGGCGTCGACTGACGACGCCCCGGTAACGCCGATCGCACAGGCCGAGTCGGAGGAGGGCGCCGCCCGCGCCGCATTGGCGGACGCGTCCGCCGCGCTGAACGACGCCAAGGTCGCGGCCGGCAATGCCCGCGAACAAGTCAAGGCCGCCGAAGCCGAGCTGGCCGCCGTGAAAGCCACCCTGAGCGACCCACAGCGCGCCGGCCGCAAGGCCGATGCCGGTGCGGCCCTGACCGATGCGCTGGCGCAGCATTCGGCCATCCAGGACAAGGTCGGCGAACTCGCGCAGCAGCTGCAGACCGTCAACCTGCCGGTGCTCTCGCAGGACGTCGAACGGCTGGAGCGCAGCGTGAAGCAGGCCGAGGCGGCGCACAGCCAGCGCGCGAACGACATCACGCGGCTCGAGGTCGAGCTTCAGGTGAAGGGCGCGGCGGGACTGGAGGAATCAGCGTCCGAAAAACAACGCGAGTTCGACCACGCCACGCGCCGATGCGCCGAGTTCGAGCGCCGCTCGAAAGCGCTCGACCACCTGCTCAAGCTGCTGCGCGAAAAGCGCTCGGCCCTTGCACGCCGCTTGCGGGCTCCGTTGCAGAAGCACCTCGACCACTACCTGCAGATCCTGTTTCCGGGCGCGCAGGTCGAAGTCGGCGAAGACCTGTCACCGGGCCGCATCACCCGCCAGGGTTTGCGCGGCGCCCAGAGCGGCGAATTCGAGGAACTGAGCGTGGGTGCGCGAGAGCAGATGGGCGTGGTCGCGCGACTGGCCTATGCCGACCTGCTGAAAGAAGCGCGCAAGCCGACCCTGCTGATCCTCGACGACGCGTTGGTCAACACCGACGAAGAACGCCTGAAGCAGATGAAACGGGTGCTGTACGACGCGGCGACACGGCACCAGATCCTGGTGTTCAGCTGCCACCCGGAGGCCTGGCGCGACCTGGGCGTGGTGGCGCGAAGCATTCCGTAGCGGCGCGCCGCGCCGTCTTCTTTTTCAGGCGATCAGCAGCCGCTCGCAGGCTTTTCGCAACGGCACCAGCGCGGGCAGCGTGCGCGCCTTGGCGTCGGTGACGATCGCGTCGATGTCTTCCGTGCGCGCATAAGTCACGCGGCTGGCCTGGCCGATCTTGGCGTGGTCGGCCAGCAGCACCAGCTGCTGCGCCTGCTCGGCCATGGCCCGCGCCACCGCCGCCTCGTGGTGCTCGAAGCTCATGGCGCCGTGCTTGGCGTGCAGGGCCACGGGCGACAGCATCGCCACGTCGGCGCGATAGCGGCGGATGGCCTCGACCGTGATGTCGCCGCAGGTGGCCTGCGTCTTCACGTCGATCTCTCCGCCCAGCAGGATGGTCTTGTTGCCGGTCAGCCGGCCTTCGCTGGATCCTTCGAGCTTGAGCGCGATGCTCAGCGAATTGGTGATGACCGTCATGCCGCTCAGCGCGGCAAGCTCTTCCGCCAGGATCGACATGGTGCTGCCCGCGTCGAGGAACACCGTTTGCCCCGGCTCCAGCAGCGTGACCGCCGCCTTGGCGATGGCGCGCTTCTCGCGCTGCCGGGCCACCAGTCGCACCGCCAGAGGCGGCTCGGGTTCCACGCCGGTGGCGATGGCGCCACCATGCACGCGCCGAAGTTCGCCGAGGCCTTCGAGCTCCAGCAGGTCACGGCGGACGGTCTCGCGAGACACCGCAAGGTCCTGCACGATGCGGTCGACGCTGAGTCGGGAGAAAGTGGCCAGCAGGCTGCGGATGCGCAGGAATCGTTCTTCTTGAAGCATTGAAACGCCGTGGTGAAAAGAAAGAGCGGCGCCATTGTGCCTACCACCGGCGCGATGCCGGTGGGAAAACAGGCGGCCCCGCAGGGCGAAGCCGCCGCCGGCGTCAGAGGTCGGCCATGCCCATGGCGGGATCGCTCACCGAGTGCCTGCCGGTTTCCACGCGGCCTGCGAAGCGGCGGTAGTAGCTGGGATCGCTGTCGCATGTCACGGCGAAGTCATACCAGCAGCCGCTGGCCGACAGGTCCCAGTGCTGCTCGGCGACAGTGCCGCCGCTGACCGTCGCGGTCCACGGGCCGTCGTCGCGGTAGGCCTTGGCACGGATGGTGAACTTGCAGGCGTTCTTGCCGCCGTTGAGCATCTTCAGGTAGACGTTGCCGTTGGCGATGTCGTAGCACACGCGAACTTCAGGCACTGCAACGTCGCCCGCGCGCAGGGTGTTGAGGTTGCCCTTGAAGTGGCGGTGATAGCCGTTGGGGCCAAGCACCCACAGGTCGTAGAAGCCGCTGTTGTCGGCCATCGGGCTCCAGGTGTCGTCGAGCGTCTTGCCGGCTTCGACCATGTAGCGGCGTGGCAGCAGGCCGAGATTGAGCTTGTCGTACACGTGGAACACGGCAGCCGCCTTGCCGGTGTTGGCAAACAGCAGTTGCAGCTTGCCGTTGACGACGTCGCTGCGCGCGCTGGTGTGCAGCTCGTAGGGCAGGGCGCGCGAAGGACGGGTGCCGGTGGCCTGGCGAGGCAGTTGCGGGTCGAGCGGCACCGGGATCTGCGGCAGCGCCTGCTGGTCGGCGCGCAACTGGTTGGCCTGGGCCAGGGTCATGCGCCCGGCCAGCGCCGGCAGTGCATCGTTGTTGGGCGAGACGAAGTTGAACGCACTGGTCAGATCGCCGGCGATGGCGCGACGGTACGGCGAGATGTTCATTTCCCTGACCCCGAAGCGCGCCTCGAGAAAGCGCAGCACCGAGGTGTGGTCGAACACCTGGGAGTTGACCCAGCCACCGCGGCTCCACGGCGAAATGACATACATCGGCACGCGCGGCCCCGGGCCGTAGACGCGGCCGTCCGAAGGCACGGTGGTGCTGCCGACCAGCGGGTACGTATGACGCTCGAAGGCCACGTCGGCGTCGGACAGCGTGGTCTTGCCGGCGACGGCGCCCGTGGGGTTGGTCGGGTCGATCAGCGAAGGTGCCGAAGGCGAGGG
This region includes:
- a CDS encoding metallophosphoesterase family protein: MISLLHTADWQIGRVFSQFEPDDAAALFEARFKVVERLAAIATERTVDAVLVAGDVFDLQTVSDKTIRRMFNAMQGFAGPWLLIPGNHDSALGESVWSRAARLGAVPPNVVCCLEPVPRTVAGKFTLLPAPLTQRHTYGDLTDWFASATGEEEGLPRIGLAHGCVQGILSEDIDSANPIAADRAAQARLDYLALGDWHGTRQTDERTWYAGTPETDRFRANDSGQALLVTIAGAGALPQVEPVRTGQYAWQQWEPRLSVASDIDELVEKLDTVGANDVLQLRAQGSCDLGGHNRLDAALDAARARARALVWDGEALRLEPTEEDIQALHADGFVGEALQDLRAQQDGAGAELARDALLTLARILDAQGPRAGAGA
- a CDS encoding AAA family ATPase codes for the protein MSMKLQRLRIENFKLFRAPLEIDGLTDGLNLFAAPNESGKSTVAEAIRAAFFERHRSSAVEHLRPWGESSATPTVELDFELDGRPCRLTKAFLGKKRCELSIDGKAMDGAVAEDHLAALLGFKFPGKGASTPEHMGIPGLLWIKQGTSHDISNAVGFASDHLRNALGESLGELASSNGDAVLKAVESERNELLTPAAGTPRGAYADAIKLRDELDAELKRLRVDIEAYQSGVDRLSGLRRDHQRDEAARPWAALREQLVGAQQRLDEAKGLADRKAVQDAALRQATVQVNALRTQLQAMEREESTVVQREKNLLTVKEGLAKAQEELQAWEPRHAAAAQADATAREALRLARQAAARIAQEKAVEGFAEQLAALMQSHEKAKGEQDKVTRLQAEAQALAVPEGELKRLQRCADTLRTAQAKLDAVATALEFDLLPGADVRVAGAAVSGLTRQTVIARTGIEIAGVGRITVLPGGIDLEALAIERDRARDELAARLQALRAETVAAVEERERLQASRKGEAAAAVAVLAALAPKGLSALAADIALREARLVEARQVLQSMPASTDDAPVTPIAQAESEEGAARAALADASAALNDAKVAAGNAREQVKAAEAELAAVKATLSDPQRAGRKADAGAALTDALAQHSAIQDKVGELAQQLQTVNLPVLSQDVERLERSVKQAEAAHSQRANDITRLEVELQVKGAAGLEESASEKQREFDHATRRCAEFERRSKALDHLLKLLREKRSALARRLRAPLQKHLDHYLQILFPGAQVEVGEDLSPGRITRQGLRGAQSGEFEELSVGAREQMGVVARLAYADLLKEARKPTLLILDDALVNTDEERLKQMKRVLYDAATRHQILVFSCHPEAWRDLGVVARSIP
- a CDS encoding DeoR/GlpR family DNA-binding transcription regulator, coding for MLQEERFLRIRSLLATFSRLSVDRIVQDLAVSRETVRRDLLELEGLGELRRVHGGAIATGVEPEPPLAVRLVARQREKRAIAKAAVTLLEPGQTVFLDAGSTMSILAEELAALSGMTVITNSLSIALKLEGSSEGRLTGNKTILLGGEIDVKTQATCGDITVEAIRRYRADVAMLSPVALHAKHGAMSFEHHEAAVARAMAEQAQQLVLLADHAKIGQASRVTYARTEDIDAIVTDAKARTLPALVPLRKACERLLIA